The Euphorbia lathyris chromosome 3, ddEupLath1.1, whole genome shotgun sequence genome contains a region encoding:
- the LOC136221951 gene encoding transcription termination factor MTERF8, chloroplastic-like, whose protein sequence is MASKLGNNLIRNVFSQIQKRFLQSSATLSSTPPLPNTATSSSSFTVQFLVNACGLPLKSAISVSNKIQLDETNPQKPQSVIQLLKSHHFSDTQVAKLIVSHPRILNVKVKSNLQPKLEYFVENGFAGELLPQIIVSNPSAIFWSLDSKIKPCVEFLRSFLHSNEKIATAIMRTRWLLDVDRIVRSNVNFLMKEGVPSHGIGKIILFGRVLSQNPETVIYAVNAVKNLGLEPNAPMFIHALRVMVSMPPLIWQKKIGFMKSIGWNEEEILKAFNRYPYCLAFSEAKIKNAFHFYLNTMKLDTKTLVAKPALLGFSIEKRIRPRYNVLNLLESKKLIESKIQSLFISEKDFKKKFVDQYIPKVPGLLEMYLGSKESNKIDTRK, encoded by the exons ATGGCTTCCAAATTGGGCAACAATTTAATCAGAAATGTGTTTTCTCAAATTCAAAAACGTTTTCTTCAATCTTCTGCAACCCTTTCCTCCACTCCTCCATTACCCAATACCGcaacttcttcatcatcatttaCAGTTCAATTCCTCGTCAATGCGTGCGGGCTTCCTTTAAAATCTGCTATTTCTGTCTCCAACAAAATTCAACTTGACGAAACGAATCCACAAAAGCCTCAATCTGTGATTCAACTCCTTAAATCGCATCATTTCAGCGATACGCAGGTGGCTAAATTGATTGTCAGTCACCCTAGAATTCTCAACGTCAAAGTCAAAAGCAACCTTCAGCCCAAACTTGAGTACTTCGTAGAAAATGGCTTTGCAGGTGAGCTTCTTCCGCAGATCATTGTTTCAAACCCCTCTGCTATTTTTTGGTCTTTagattctaaaattaaaccatGTGTTGAGTTCTTAAGGTCATTTCTTCACAGTAATGAGAAAATTGCAACTGCTATTATGCGTACTCGATggttgcttgatgttgatcgaaTAGTGCGATCAAATGTTAATTTTTTGATGAAAGAGGGAGTTCCTTCTCATGGTATAGGAAAAATTATATTGTTCGGTAGAGTGTTATCTCAAAACCCTGAAACCGTGATTTACGCAGTGAATGCTGTTAAGAATCTGGGTCTTGAACCAAATGCCCCTATGTTCATACATGCTCTTAGAGTGATGGTATCAATGCCGCCATTGATTTGGCAAAAGAaaattgggtttatgaagagtATAGGATGGAATGAAGAGGAGATTTTAAAAGCTTTCAATCGGTATCCTTATTGTTTAGCTTTTTCAGAGGCGAAAATCAAGAATGCATTCCATTTCTACTTGAATACTATGAAGTTGGACACTAAAACTCTAGTTGCAAAGCCTGCATTACTTGGGTTTTCAATTGAAAAGCGGATTCGCCCTAGGTATAATGTTTTGAACTTATTAGAGTCAAAGAAGCTGATAGAAAGTAAGATACAGTCCTTATTTATAAGTGAGAAGGATTTCAAGAAGAAGTTTGTTGATCAATACATACCTAAAGTCCCAGGTTTACTGGAGATGTATCTTGGTAGCAAAGAATCCAACAAGATTGATACAAGAAAA TGA